The proteins below come from a single Orcinus orca chromosome 6, mOrcOrc1.1, whole genome shotgun sequence genomic window:
- the LOC125964698 gene encoding interferon alpha-1-like, whose product MAPTLSLLLALVLLSCNSNCSLGCDLPQTHSLANTRALMLLQQMRRISPFSCLKDRNDFGFPQEVFGGNQFQKAQAIAVVHEMIQQTFQLFSTEGSAAAWDETLLDKFCTALYQQLTDLQACLMQEAGLEGTPLLKEDSILAVRKYFHRITVYLQEKKYSPCAWEIVRAEVMRSFSSSTNLQERLRRKE is encoded by the coding sequence ATGGCCCCAACCTTGTCCTTACTCCTGGCCCTGGTGCTGCTCAGCTGCAACTCCAACTGCTCTCTGGGCTGCGACCTGCCTCAGACCCACAGCCTGGCTAACACGAGGGCCCTGATGCTCCTGCAACAGATGAGGAGAAtctcccccttctcctgcctGAAGGACAGAAATGACTTTGGATTCCCCCAGGAGGTGTTTGGAGGCAACCAGTTCCAGAAGGCTCAAGCCATCGCTGTCGTCCATGAGATGATCCAGCAGACCTTCCAGCTCTTCAGCACAGAGGGCTCGGCTGCCGCTTGGGATGAGACCCTCCTGGACAAGTTCTGCACTGCACTTTATCAGCAGCTCACTGACCTGCAAGCCTGTCTGATGCAGGAGGCGGGGCTGGAAGGGACTCCCCTGCTGAAGGAGGACTCCATCCTGGCTGTGAGGAAATACTTCCACAGAATCACTGTCTATCTGCAAGAGAAGAAGTACAGCCCTTGTGCCTGGGAGATTGTCAGAGCAGAAGTCATGAGATCCTTCTCTTCATCAACAAACTTGCAAGAAAGACTCAGGAGGAAGGAATGA
- the LOC101273784 gene encoding interferon omega-1-like, with amino-acid sequence MALLRKNVITEPTPKVPPDARLSQASSSLICPMAFVLSLLTALVVFSYGPGGSLGCDLSQNHVRISRKNFMLLGQVRRISPRFCLKDRKDFGFPQDMVDGSQLPKAQATSVLHEMLQQVFRLFHTERSPATWDTSLLDKLRTGLHQQLEDLDACLVQAMGDEETALGVTGPTLAVKRYFQGIHLYLKEKKYSDCAWEIVRVEIMRSLYSSTNLQERIRIMHGDLGSP; translated from the coding sequence ATGGCCTTGCTTAGAAAGAATGTCATCACAGAACCTACCCCCAAGGTTCCCCCGGACGCCCGTCTCAGCCAGGCCAGCAGCAGCCTCATTTGCCCCATGGCCTTCGTGCTCTCTCTACTGACCGCCCTGGTGGTGTTCAGCTACGGCCCTGGTGGATCTCTGGGCTGCGACCTGTCTCAGAACCACGTGCGGATTAGCAGGAAGAACTTCATGCTTCTGGGCCAGGTGCGGAGAATCTCCCCTCGCTTCTGTCTGAAGGACAGAAAAGACTTCGGTTTCCCCCAGGACATGGTGGATGGCAGCCAGCTCCCGAAGGCCCAGGCCACCTCTGTCCTCCACGAGATGCTCCAGCAGGTCTTCCGCCTCTTCCACACAGAGCGCTCCCCTGCCACCTGGGACACCTCCCTCCTGGACAAACTCCGCACTGGACTCCATCAGCAGCTGGAGGACCTGGACGCCTGCTTGGTGCAGGCGATGGGAGATGAAGAAACTGCCCTGGGAGTGACGGGCCCTACACTGGCCGTGAAGAGGTACTTCCAGGGAATCCACCtctacctgaaagagaagaaatacagtGACTGTGCCTGGGAAATTGTCAGAGTGGAAATCATGAGATCCTTGTATTCATCAACCAACTTGCAAGAAAGGATAAGAATTATGCATGGAGACCTGGGGTCACCTTGA